The following coding sequences are from one Alphaproteobacteria bacterium window:
- a CDS encoding YfcC family protein — protein sequence MSDTQAAKARIRFRCPTTYTILLVLIVVAAGLTWIVPAGLYDRTDPDIHNHSLPIPGTYRSVEPEPQGILDVILAPVGGFYKPLGYEAQAIDIALYILVMGGYLGVIARTGAITAVIERAINRLEGREKWMIPILMALFAAAGSLFGFAEESFAFYMLIVPVMIAAGYDALTGVAVLLVGAGIGNLGSTVNPFSTLIASDIAEVPLTDGLALRLAILIACWAVASVYVMRYAERVRRDPERSLVANRREANIAFFVGEKPDDAEVIEFTPTRRAVLVVFALSFAVLIWGVSVGGWWMAELTGLFLVAAIVVGVVARLGEEEFVSTFVDGAKDVLPVALIVCLARAVLVVLDNGHVTDTLLFWAEEGIFGLPHIVFINVVFGFELIFANLIPSSSGLAVLTMPILVDLADVSEVNRSLVVTAFQSASGMVELFTPTSVVLMGGLAIGRVPYDRWLLFAAPLLAILIIIVCAGLSLGLL from the coding sequence ATGAGTGACACTCAAGCAGCGAAGGCGCGGATCCGATTCAGGTGTCCGACGACCTACACGATTCTGCTTGTCCTCATTGTCGTCGCGGCCGGTCTCACATGGATCGTTCCGGCCGGTCTATACGACCGAACCGATCCGGACATCCATAATCATAGCCTTCCCATTCCCGGGACCTATAGGAGCGTGGAGCCCGAGCCGCAAGGGATTCTCGATGTCATCTTGGCCCCCGTCGGCGGCTTCTACAAGCCGCTGGGCTACGAAGCCCAAGCGATCGATATAGCGCTATACATCCTCGTCATGGGTGGGTACCTGGGCGTCATCGCACGAACCGGTGCCATCACTGCGGTCATCGAAAGGGCGATTAACCGCCTCGAGGGTCGAGAAAAATGGATGATTCCGATTTTGATGGCGCTGTTCGCCGCCGCCGGTTCGCTATTCGGATTCGCCGAAGAGTCCTTTGCCTTCTATATGCTGATCGTACCGGTGATGATCGCCGCCGGATACGACGCTCTGACCGGGGTCGCGGTGCTTCTGGTCGGCGCCGGTATCGGCAATCTTGGCTCGACCGTGAACCCATTCTCCACGCTCATCGCCTCCGACATTGCCGAAGTCCCGCTGACCGATGGGCTTGCGCTTCGTTTGGCGATCCTGATCGCGTGCTGGGCCGTGGCCTCGGTCTATGTCATGCGCTATGCCGAGCGGGTCCGCCGGGATCCGGAGCGATCTTTGGTGGCGAACCGGCGGGAAGCCAATATCGCGTTTTTCGTTGGCGAAAAGCCCGATGACGCGGAGGTGATTGAATTCACGCCGACGCGCCGCGCCGTGCTGGTTGTCTTCGCGCTCAGCTTCGCCGTCTTGATTTGGGGAGTTTCGGTCGGCGGCTGGTGGATGGCCGAGTTGACGGGCCTGTTTCTTGTCGCCGCAATCGTCGTTGGCGTGGTCGCTCGGCTCGGCGAGGAAGAATTCGTCAGCACTTTCGTCGATGGTGCAAAGGATGTTCTGCCGGTTGCCTTGATCGTCTGTCTGGCGCGCGCCGTCCTCGTCGTCCTCGACAACGGCCATGTGACGGACACGTTGCTGTTCTGGGCAGAGGAAGGGATCTTCGGTTTGCCCCACATTGTCTTCATCAATGTCGTCTTTGGATTCGAGCTGATCTTTGCCAACTTGATCCCCTCCTCGAGTGGCCTTGCCGTACTGACGATGCCGATCCTGGTTGATCTAGCCGACGTGTCGGAAGTCAACCGTTCCCTGGTCGTCACCGCGTTCCAGTCGGCCAGCGGCATGGTCGAGCTGTTTACGCCGACCTCGGTGGTGCTGATGGGCGGATTGGCGATCGGGCGGGTTCCGTATGACAGATGGCTGCTCTTCGCCGCGCCGTTGCTTGCAATCCTGATCATCATCGTCTGTGCCGGGTTGAGCCTCGGTTTGCTCTT
- a CDS encoding ETC complex I subunit, whose product MKARIYQPTKTAMQSGRAKTHRWLLESLPQSRKTRDPLMGWTSSDDMNRQWRLSFETRDEAVAYAERRGIAYEVEEPHERRIQPKSYAANFRWNRPPG is encoded by the coding sequence ATGAAGGCACGGATTTATCAGCCCACCAAGACGGCCATGCAATCGGGACGGGCCAAAACCCACAGATGGCTGCTCGAGAGCCTGCCGCAGTCGCGGAAGACGCGGGACCCGCTTATGGGTTGGACAAGCTCCGACGACATGAACCGGCAGTGGCGGCTATCATTCGAGACCAGGGACGAGGCCGTCGCCTATGCCGAACGGCGCGGCATCGCCTACGAGGTCGAAGAGCCCCACGAGCGCCGCATTCAACCTAAGAGCTATGCCGCGAATTTCCGCTGGAACCGGCCGCCGGGTTGA
- a CDS encoding DUF192 domain-containing protein gives MRLDVLAVAKVIVLLFVLQAWSEMGWAQSGSDPGLTPLTIETAAGKVDFTVEVATTPAQKMQGLMFRQSLPKDGGMLFDYGAPRSVAMWMKNTYIPLDLLFIGGDGRIVNIVERAVPHSLATIPSDGPVRAVLEVNGGTVSRLGIAPGDRVAHGIFSD, from the coding sequence ATGCGCCTGGACGTGCTGGCAGTCGCCAAAGTCATCGTTCTGTTGTTCGTCCTGCAGGCGTGGTCCGAAATGGGATGGGCCCAGTCGGGCAGCGATCCGGGGCTGACGCCACTGACGATCGAGACCGCGGCGGGCAAGGTCGATTTCACCGTCGAGGTCGCGACCACGCCGGCACAAAAGATGCAGGGGCTCATGTTCCGGCAATCCTTGCCGAAGGATGGCGGTATGCTGTTCGACTATGGTGCGCCGCGGTCGGTCGCGATGTGGATGAAAAACACCTACATTCCCTTGGACCTACTGTTCATCGGAGGCGACGGGCGAATCGTGAATATCGTCGAGCGGGCGGTTCCCCATTCGCTGGCGACGATTCCATCGGACGGCCCGGTTCGCGCCGTTCTCGAGGTCAATGGCGGTACGGTCTCACGGCTCGGCATCGCGCCGGGCGATCGCGTCGCCCACGGAATCTTTTCGGACTGA
- a CDS encoding acetoin utilization protein AcuC, with the protein MSTVVDLCRALGWLEADQYVDSPQATPDQLRRFHDPAYIRALQETERTQRISTEARRRYHIGANGNPIFGQVFSRPATACGATLAAVTMLRAGGVVHSPAGGTHHGRPDRASGFCYFNEPVLGILALLDDGHGRVAYVDVDAHHCDGVEDALIDDPRVLTISIHEAGRWPHTGQVSRRMGDGGAINLPVPEGFHDDELALLRDEIVMPALAGFGPDAIILQAGADGLADDPLSRLALSNKALWDVVRAVQSLTSRLLVLGGGGYNPWSVGRCWSGIWGILNGREIPDRLPAAAESVLRELSWSRSAGRNPPQHWFTTLSDPPRVGPIRHEIRDLAEKSARNLDRSSASASSALQLS; encoded by the coding sequence ATGTCCACGGTCGTCGATCTGTGTCGCGCGCTCGGTTGGCTCGAGGCCGATCAGTATGTCGATAGCCCTCAGGCGACGCCCGACCAGTTGCGACGATTTCACGATCCGGCCTATATCCGGGCGCTCCAGGAAACTGAACGGACCCAGAGGATCAGCACTGAAGCCCGCCGCCGGTATCACATCGGTGCCAACGGAAACCCGATCTTTGGACAAGTCTTCAGCCGCCCGGCCACGGCCTGCGGTGCGACCCTGGCCGCGGTGACGATGTTGCGGGCCGGCGGGGTCGTCCATAGCCCCGCCGGCGGCACGCACCACGGTCGGCCCGACAGGGCGAGCGGGTTCTGTTATTTCAACGAGCCGGTATTGGGAATCCTAGCGTTGTTAGACGACGGCCATGGGCGTGTCGCCTATGTCGATGTCGATGCCCACCATTGCGACGGCGTCGAGGACGCATTGATTGACGACCCGCGCGTGCTGACGATTTCGATCCATGAAGCGGGGCGGTGGCCACACACCGGGCAGGTATCGCGCCGCATGGGTGACGGTGGAGCAATCAATTTGCCGGTGCCCGAAGGGTTTCACGACGACGAGCTCGCGCTCTTGCGCGACGAAATCGTGATGCCGGCACTTGCCGGTTTCGGGCCCGACGCCATTATTCTGCAGGCCGGTGCGGACGGCTTGGCGGATGACCCGCTGAGCCGCCTCGCGCTTTCCAATAAAGCGCTGTGGGACGTGGTACGTGCCGTGCAGTCGCTGACCTCCCGACTGCTCGTGCTCGGCGGCGGGGGTTACAATCCTTGGTCGGTCGGAAGATGCTGGTCGGGTATTTGGGGAATCCTCAACGGACGAGAAATCCCCGATCGCCTGCCGGCGGCTGCCGAATCCGTGTTGCGTGAACTGAGCTGGTCGCGCAGCGCGGGCCGGAATCCGCCTCAACACTGGTTTACGACATTGTCCGATCCGCCCCGTGTCGGGCCGATTAGACATGAAATCCGCGATCTCGCCGAGAAGAGTGCGCGAAACCTCGACCGGTCATCGGCGAGTGCGTCATCCGCCTTGCAATTGTCATGA
- a CDS encoding ABC transporter ATP-binding protein yields the protein MPQESVSKPITVLVHGARIDYGGSALFDNLDFTLSGGRWTSILGPSGVGKTTLLRLIAGLTDFDSEQAVTCDDGRPLHGRVAYMAQQDLLLPWLTAIQNILLGPSLRGQRSAPSRERARNLLEQVGLSHKGDALPAELSGGQRQRIALARTLLEDRPVVLMDEPFSSLDALTRLRLQDIAARLLRGRTVLLVTHDPLEALRLSDEIQIMSGEPATITDAPIPPGMPPRAVDDRDIVARHVALLRQLQSEAKKAA from the coding sequence ATGCCGCAAGAATCAGTATCCAAGCCCATAACCGTTCTCGTTCATGGGGCACGAATCGATTATGGCGGATCCGCGCTGTTTGATAACCTCGATTTTACGTTGTCCGGCGGTCGCTGGACCAGCATTCTCGGGCCAAGCGGGGTCGGCAAGACGACTTTGCTGCGACTGATCGCCGGCCTGACTGATTTCGATTCCGAACAAGCGGTGACCTGCGACGATGGTCGGCCGCTCCACGGGCGGGTCGCCTACATGGCGCAGCAAGACCTCTTGCTGCCATGGCTGACTGCAATTCAAAACATCCTTCTCGGGCCATCGCTACGCGGCCAACGGTCCGCGCCGTCCCGGGAACGCGCTCGAAACCTTCTCGAACAAGTCGGCCTGAGCCATAAGGGGGACGCATTGCCGGCCGAGCTTTCCGGCGGGCAACGACAGCGTATCGCCCTGGCCCGCACGCTATTGGAGGATCGCCCGGTGGTGCTGATGGACGAGCCGTTTTCTTCGCTCGACGCGCTGACCCGCCTGCGCCTCCAGGATATCGCCGCGCGGCTGCTTCGGGGGCGGACCGTTCTTTTGGTCACCCACGATCCACTCGAAGCACTGCGTTTATCGGATGAAATCCAGATCATGAGTGGCGAACCGGCGACGATTACCGATGCACCCATTCCGCCTGGAATGCCGCCCCGAGCGGTCGACGATCGCGACATCGTTGCCCGGCATGTGGCGCTGCTGCGTCAGCTCCAATCCGAGGCGAAGAAGGCGGCATGA
- a CDS encoding ABC transporter permease: MTAMLRVLVIGVGLIALWAVAVLIARPPPYIMPGPIEVAVALFEHAETISYNAAITLIEILLGLSLGIILGIASALVMAYFRPARRWLMPVLVISQALPVFALAPLLVLWLGYGLGSKVAMATLIIFFPVTATFFDGLRRTDQGWLDLARIMNGSRLAILRRVRIPAALPAFGAGLRVAAAVAPIGAVVGEWVGSSAGLGYLMLHANARLQIDLMFAALVVLGALAVTLYYVIDIAMNRLVYWQPETDVTEIG; this comes from the coding sequence ATGACCGCCATGCTCCGTGTCTTGGTCATTGGCGTCGGGCTTATCGCCTTGTGGGCGGTGGCGGTCCTCATCGCGCGCCCGCCGCCATACATCATGCCGGGTCCGATTGAGGTCGCAGTCGCATTGTTCGAGCACGCGGAAACGATCTCTTACAATGCGGCCATAACATTGATCGAAATTCTTCTCGGGCTGTCGCTGGGCATCATCCTCGGCATCGCCAGCGCCTTGGTGATGGCATATTTCCGCCCGGCCCGCCGATGGCTGATGCCGGTGCTGGTCATCAGTCAGGCGCTTCCGGTCTTCGCCCTGGCACCGCTGCTTGTCCTGTGGCTGGGCTATGGCTTGGGTTCGAAGGTCGCGATGGCGACATTGATAATATTCTTTCCGGTCACGGCCACCTTCTTCGATGGTCTTCGGCGCACCGACCAGGGCTGGCTCGACCTGGCCCGGATCATGAACGGGTCACGCCTCGCCATTCTGCGGCGGGTCCGCATCCCGGCCGCCCTCCCCGCCTTCGGCGCCGGGCTCCGGGTCGCCGCCGCGGTCGCGCCGATCGGCGCTGTCGTCGGGGAGTGGGTCGGCTCCAGTGCCGGGCTCGGATACCTCATGTTGCATGCCAACGCCCGACTTCAGATCGACCTCATGTTCGCCGCCCTGGTCGTGCTCGGCGCGCTCGCCGTCACCCTCTATTACGTCATCGACATCGCGATGAACCGGCTCGTCTACTGGCAGCCGGAAACCGACGTCACGGAAATCGGATAA
- a CDS encoding ABC transporter substrate-binding protein has protein sequence MKKSLRLFSSAAAIVALLVAPAHAAEKFAVMLDWFINPDHAPLFVALEKGYFEEAGLEVEFVEPADPNDPPKLVAAGKADLAVSYQPQLHIQINEGLPLVRVGTLVATPLSTLLVRADGPVANLADLNGRKVGFSIGGFEDAILKVMLEQAGLSLDDVELVNVNFSLSPSLLSGQVDAVIGAFRNFELNQMDIVGVPGKAFYPEENGVPPYDELILVANSDRRDDPSVSAFVRAVERGVQFLINHPDQSWTLFVSGDRESLDDELNRRAWRDTLPRFALRPAAFDNRRYEIFGEFLKAHGLITETPPVATYAIEPR, from the coding sequence ATGAAAAAATCACTACGCCTGTTCTCATCCGCCGCCGCAATCGTCGCGCTCTTGGTCGCGCCCGCTCACGCCGCGGAAAAATTTGCGGTCATGCTCGATTGGTTCATAAACCCGGACCATGCGCCACTGTTCGTCGCTCTCGAGAAAGGCTATTTCGAGGAAGCCGGACTGGAGGTCGAGTTCGTCGAACCGGCCGACCCCAACGATCCGCCGAAACTCGTTGCCGCCGGCAAGGCCGATTTGGCGGTCTCCTACCAGCCCCAGCTCCATATTCAGATCAATGAAGGCTTGCCATTGGTGCGGGTCGGCACGCTGGTGGCCACCCCCCTCAGCACCCTGCTCGTCCGCGCCGACGGCCCAGTTGCCAACCTCGCCGACCTCAATGGCAGGAAGGTCGGATTCTCGATCGGAGGATTCGAGGACGCGATCCTGAAAGTCATGCTGGAACAAGCGGGCCTGAGCCTCGACGACGTGGAATTGGTGAACGTCAATTTCTCGCTCTCGCCGTCACTGCTTTCCGGCCAGGTCGACGCGGTAATCGGCGCGTTCCGGAACTTCGAACTCAATCAGATGGACATCGTCGGCGTACCGGGGAAGGCATTCTATCCCGAGGAGAACGGCGTGCCGCCCTACGACGAGCTGATCCTGGTTGCCAACTCCGACCGCCGCGACGACCCGAGCGTGTCGGCCTTCGTGCGCGCCGTCGAACGGGGTGTACAGTTTCTCATCAACCATCCCGATCAAAGCTGGACGCTTTTCGTTTCCGGCGACCGGGAATCTCTAGACGACGAACTCAACCGGCGAGCCTGGCGCGATACACTTCCCCGATTCGCATTGCGGCCGGCGGCATTCGACAACCGGCGCTATGAGATCTTTGGCGAATTCCTCAAGGCGCACGGACTCATCACCGAAACGCCCCCGGTCGCGACCTATGCGATCGAGCCCCGCTAA
- a CDS encoding universal stress protein, whose amino-acid sequence MSIKKILVHLAADASHLERMKVAMELARRNDAHVEAIFFVKPVGMPGEITGRGASAAYIGATVREARRRAEELEKEFVDTCKRDKLSYEWSVEEGDPAEVIEEHVHLADLAVVTQVKPDYIDEVFYPPIPDKITTRAGCPVLVLPEDWTYSEFGKNVLVAWKSSREATRALRESLPILHTAEKVTILTIGPKSTHSLPIKEAQEYLSRHGIDAETRIDFHDKSHFGEIMLSHAQELGADLLVMGAYGQSRLKEMLTGGTTRHVMGHMTLPVLMSH is encoded by the coding sequence ATGTCGATTAAGAAGATCCTTGTCCATCTCGCCGCCGACGCCAGTCATCTTGAACGCATGAAGGTGGCGATGGAGCTTGCGCGTCGGAACGATGCGCATGTCGAGGCGATTTTCTTCGTGAAACCGGTCGGCATGCCGGGTGAAATCACCGGCCGCGGCGCATCGGCCGCCTATATCGGCGCAACCGTCAGGGAAGCCCGCCGACGCGCGGAAGAATTGGAAAAGGAGTTCGTCGATACCTGCAAGCGGGACAAACTGAGCTACGAATGGAGCGTCGAGGAAGGCGACCCGGCGGAGGTCATCGAGGAGCACGTACACTTGGCCGATCTGGCCGTCGTAACCCAGGTCAAGCCCGACTATATCGACGAAGTCTTCTACCCGCCCATTCCGGATAAGATAACGACGCGAGCGGGCTGTCCGGTCCTTGTCTTGCCCGAAGACTGGACCTATTCGGAATTCGGCAAAAACGTGCTGGTCGCATGGAAAAGTTCACGCGAGGCGACGCGTGCGCTTCGCGAATCGCTGCCAATCCTTCACACCGCGGAAAAGGTCACGATTCTCACGATCGGCCCCAAGTCGACTCATTCACTGCCGATAAAGGAGGCGCAGGAATATTTGAGCCGCCACGGCATTGATGCGGAAACGCGAATCGATTTCCACGATAAAAGCCATTTTGGCGAGATCATGCTCAGCCACGCGCAGGAACTTGGCGCCGACTTGCTGGTCATGGGCGCCTATGGCCAGTCCCGGCTCAAGGAAATGCTGACCGGCGGCACGACCCGTCACGTGATGGGACACATGACCCTTCCCGTGCTGATGTCGCACTAG
- a CDS encoding sodium:proton antiporter → MTDRRCIVAGLLVAAVVTFIPLSAVAAEGGAPHLEGGLLGLLWVVPFIGILLSIAVFPLVAPTFWHRHFGKISAFWGLAFLVPFTLVFGYQLALFEVLHVLLLEYLPFIILLLSLFTVAGGVRLTGTLRGTPAVNTMILLIGTVIASWMGTTGAAMLLIRPVLRANEGRKSKVHVVVFFIFLVANIGGSLTPLGDPPLFLGFLKGVDFFWPTTHMFLPMVFVAVVLLAIFYVLDSFLYRREGGLPAADESGEKLGLEGKFNIILIGGIIAAVLMSGVWRPHIEFEVFHVHVELQNLARDLLLVGIAFVSWKVTSLESREANGFSWFPIVEVAKLFAGIFLTIIPAIAILRAGTAGALEPIISLVSEDGQPVDEMYFWATGILSSFLDNAPTYLVFFNTAGGDPQALMGPMASTLLAISAGAVFMGANTYIGNAPNFMVRSIAEQSGIKMPSFFGYMGWSVLILIPIFVLVTLIWFG, encoded by the coding sequence ATGACCGATCGAAGATGCATCGTTGCCGGTCTGCTCGTGGCGGCCGTCGTTACATTTATTCCGCTGTCGGCCGTCGCGGCCGAAGGCGGCGCCCCCCACCTAGAGGGCGGATTGCTCGGTCTGCTGTGGGTCGTTCCGTTCATCGGTATCCTGCTCTCGATCGCGGTCTTTCCGCTCGTCGCACCGACGTTTTGGCATCGCCATTTTGGCAAAATCTCGGCCTTCTGGGGGCTCGCCTTTCTGGTCCCATTCACCTTGGTGTTCGGATACCAACTCGCCCTGTTCGAGGTGCTCCACGTCCTGCTTCTCGAATACCTGCCCTTTATCATTTTGCTGTTGTCGCTGTTCACCGTTGCCGGTGGTGTCCGCCTGACCGGGACGCTGCGCGGAACGCCCGCCGTAAACACGATGATCCTTCTCATCGGTACGGTGATCGCAAGCTGGATGGGGACAACGGGAGCGGCGATGCTCCTGATCCGGCCGGTCTTGCGAGCCAACGAGGGACGTAAGAGCAAAGTCCATGTCGTCGTTTTCTTTATTTTTCTCGTCGCCAATATCGGCGGATCATTGACCCCGCTGGGCGATCCGCCTTTGTTTCTCGGTTTCCTAAAGGGGGTCGATTTTTTCTGGCCGACGACGCACATGTTTCTGCCGATGGTATTCGTGGCGGTCGTGCTATTGGCGATCTTCTACGTGCTCGACAGCTTTCTTTACAGGCGGGAGGGCGGGCTCCCTGCGGCTGACGAATCGGGCGAAAAACTTGGCCTCGAAGGTAAATTCAATATCATTCTGATCGGCGGTATCATTGCCGCGGTCCTGATGAGCGGTGTTTGGCGGCCGCACATCGAGTTCGAGGTCTTTCACGTCCACGTCGAACTTCAGAATCTGGCGCGAGATTTGCTCCTGGTCGGCATTGCGTTCGTTTCGTGGAAAGTTACCAGTCTCGAGAGCCGCGAAGCGAACGGCTTCAGTTGGTTCCCCATCGTCGAGGTCGCAAAACTCTTTGCCGGCATTTTTCTAACCATCATCCCCGCCATTGCGATACTTCGCGCCGGCACCGCGGGCGCCCTGGAGCCGATAATTTCGTTGGTCTCGGAGGATGGGCAACCGGTCGACGAAATGTATTTCTGGGCGACCGGCATCTTGTCGAGCTTCCTCGATAATGCGCCGACCTATCTTGTCTTCTTCAACACGGCCGGGGGCGATCCACAAGCGCTCATGGGCCCAATGGCTTCGACGCTCCTGGCCATCTCGGCCGGCGCCGTCTTCATGGGTGCCAACACCTATATCGGCAATGCGCCCAACTTTATGGTGCGGTCGATTGCCGAACAGTCGGGAATCAAGATGCCGAGTTTCTTCGGCTATATGGGTTGGAGCGTATTGATCCTGATCCCGATCTTCGTGCTGGTAACGCTGATCTGGTTTGGCTAA
- a CDS encoding ABC transporter ATP-binding protein encodes MGGLEGNRGYGEGDVDTVLAVDDVARAAAELARDAPTPEALAALVDGQALITIDGLVAGYGRMEVLHSVDLQVGAGQALCLIGPNGAGKSTVLHSIYGFTRIFGGRISVAGEEVTALSPNAKLRQAGIAYVLQDNSVFPDMTVEENLWMGGYLLPDRQAVKAAAEKVLAKYDRLARRRHQPARVLSGGERRLLEISRALVMDPQILLIDEPSIGLEPRYIDMVFDILAELRERDGKTIIMVEQNAKKGLGFADIGYVMVSGQVALAGPGSDLLDNADVARLFLGG; translated from the coding sequence ATGGGCGGGCTCGAGGGCAATCGTGGATATGGCGAGGGCGACGTCGATACGGTGCTTGCCGTCGACGACGTGGCACGGGCAGCGGCCGAACTGGCGCGGGACGCGCCGACGCCGGAAGCTCTGGCCGCCCTCGTCGACGGTCAAGCCCTCATTACGATCGATGGGCTCGTCGCCGGCTATGGCCGTATGGAAGTCCTCCACTCCGTAGACCTTCAAGTCGGGGCCGGACAGGCACTCTGCCTGATCGGACCGAACGGGGCCGGCAAATCGACGGTCTTACACTCGATCTACGGCTTCACGCGGATATTTGGGGGGCGAATATCGGTGGCCGGCGAGGAGGTCACAGCACTTTCGCCCAATGCTAAATTGCGCCAGGCCGGTATCGCCTATGTCCTGCAGGACAATTCCGTCTTCCCCGATATGACGGTGGAAGAGAATCTGTGGATGGGCGGCTACCTCCTGCCGGACCGGCAGGCGGTCAAGGCGGCAGCCGAGAAAGTGTTGGCAAAGTACGACCGGCTGGCGCGCCGACGGCACCAGCCGGCGCGCGTCCTTTCCGGCGGCGAGCGGCGCCTGCTGGAAATCTCACGGGCCCTGGTCATGGACCCACAAATCCTGTTGATCGACGAGCCTTCGATCGGTCTCGAGCCCCGCTACATCGACATGGTCTTCGACATCCTCGCGGAGTTGCGGGAACGCGACGGCAAAACGATCATCATGGTCGAACAGAACGCCAAGAAGGGTTTGGGGTTTGCCGACATCGGCTACGTCATGGTATCGGGCCAGGTCGCGCTCGCCGGACCGGGCTCCGATCTACTCGATAATGCCGATGTCGCGCGGCTTTTCCTCGGCGGTTGA
- a CDS encoding ABC transporter ATP-binding protein, protein MTGLLDVRDVSKAFGGVVANKDISLSVGEGQIVGLIGPNGSGKTTLFNSIVGTHPVDAGSIQFLGEEITRLRVADVARRGLLRTYQQTRIYRRMTCLDNMLISIPQSSASLRTMVGRVGDEDIERAEDLLSFVGLFAKRHLRAGDLSFGQQKLLEFAMALINGPRMLMLDEPTAGINPTLINGLIDRLKRANRELGITLFVIEHNMRVIMNLASHIYCLAHGELLAEGSPAEIKNDQRVLDAYLGVQ, encoded by the coding sequence ATGACCGGCCTGCTCGATGTCCGTGACGTGTCGAAGGCGTTCGGCGGGGTCGTCGCCAACAAGGACATTTCGCTGTCGGTCGGCGAGGGACAGATTGTCGGCCTGATAGGGCCCAACGGGTCGGGCAAGACCACTCTTTTCAATTCGATCGTCGGCACCCATCCGGTCGACGCAGGGTCGATCCAGTTTCTCGGCGAGGAAATCACCCGGCTGCGCGTTGCCGATGTCGCGCGACGCGGATTGCTGCGCACCTATCAGCAGACACGCATCTACCGCCGCATGACCTGCCTCGACAATATGCTGATCAGCATCCCGCAGAGTTCGGCCTCGCTGCGCACCATGGTCGGCCGGGTCGGCGATGAGGATATCGAGCGGGCAGAGGACCTCTTGTCATTTGTCGGGCTCTTCGCCAAGCGCCATTTACGCGCGGGCGATCTGTCCTTTGGCCAGCAGAAGCTTCTCGAGTTCGCTATGGCGCTGATAAACGGCCCCAGGATGCTGATGCTCGACGAGCCCACCGCCGGAATCAACCCGACGCTCATCAATGGATTGATCGATCGCCTGAAGCGGGCCAACCGCGAACTCGGGATCACCTTGTTTGTCATCGAGCATAACATGCGCGTTATCATGAACCTCGCGAGCCATATCTACTGCCTCGCCCATGGCGAGCTACTAGCCGAGGGCAGCCCGGCAGAGATCAAGAACGACCAGCGCGTGCTCGACGCCTATCTTGGGGTTCAGTGA
- a CDS encoding branched-chain amino acid ABC transporter permease: protein MLWMMVVLALTWDLLGGQMGYNSFGNILFFGIGAYGTAIAQRDFGFAYLEGLFSGIAMSIVIAVVVAAVLGYGILRLRGHYFAIATLGLGIAAGEIAGAWEYVGAGSGMLTPGFPGPIDAGNTFLYYAFFALAVTCFLLLRWLLAARFGLAANAIRDDEDKAESMGLPTTQYKIVAWCIAATFLAVAGGLFGNQQRFIDPRDTAFAGPTLGVWMVLMAILGGKGTLWGPVIGAAIFLLVQELTWTHLLGWQRVALGGFIVAIVIFFPEGVLGWARERWPETFGHRVEEESS from the coding sequence ATGCTTTGGATGATGGTTGTCTTGGCCCTGACCTGGGACCTTCTCGGCGGACAGATGGGGTACAATTCGTTCGGCAATATCCTGTTCTTCGGTATCGGCGCGTATGGCACCGCTATCGCCCAGCGCGATTTCGGATTTGCCTATCTCGAAGGACTATTCTCCGGCATCGCAATGTCGATCGTCATCGCGGTCGTCGTTGCCGCCGTGCTCGGGTATGGAATCCTCCGCTTGCGCGGTCACTATTTCGCCATCGCTACGCTGGGCCTGGGAATCGCGGCCGGAGAAATCGCCGGAGCATGGGAATATGTTGGCGCCGGTTCGGGGATGTTGACGCCGGGGTTCCCGGGTCCGATCGATGCCGGCAACACGTTCCTCTATTACGCGTTCTTTGCGTTGGCCGTCACCTGTTTCCTGTTGCTGCGCTGGCTCCTGGCTGCGCGCTTCGGACTCGCCGCCAATGCGATCCGGGACGACGAGGACAAGGCCGAATCGATGGGCCTGCCGACGACACAATACAAGATTGTGGCGTGGTGTATCGCGGCCACTTTCCTGGCCGTGGCCGGCGGGCTCTTCGGCAATCAGCAGCGGTTCATCGATCCCCGCGATACGGCGTTCGCCGGCCCGACGCTTGGCGTATGGATGGTGCTGATGGCTATTCTCGGCGGGAAGGGGACGCTCTGGGGTCCGGTCATTGGCGCCGCTATTTTCCTCTTGGTGCAGGAATTGACTTGGACCCACTTGCTCGGCTGGCAGCGGGTGGCGCTCGGCGGCTTCATCGTCGCCATCGTGATCTTTTTCCCGGAAGGGGTCCTTGGCTGGGCGCGCGAGCGCTGGCCCGAGACCTTTGGCCACCGGGTCGAGGAAGAGAGCTCATGA